The Euwallacea similis isolate ESF13 chromosome 13, ESF131.1, whole genome shotgun sequence genomic interval TACTTCCTTCAACTCCTCCAGCCatgaaattacataaatatttataaaaaaaaggactTACAAAGACAATTCGAACATTCAGTGGCGACATACTGGTAAACCAGCCAACACTCCACTTCCACGATCCTCGACATGTTGCTTAAAAAGGGCTTTAGCTGATATGGCAGTGAAGATTCTATTTCTGGACCTTCCGTTTTGTGTGCAGACGACCTGGTAAAAAGAGTTATAAATGTCAGTGTTATATCAAGCAGCAGAGAAACTGTATAGAGTGTAGTAAGACAATAAAACCACGTAATTAACGAGTAGGTTCGTTAAAACGCTTCCGTTTTAAGATTTAATGGCTATGCAAAAcgagatattttaaagttgaatTCATTCAGTTTCACTCTCTTTTTCATTAGGACTATAGTTTCATAATATGTTATTATTCCTGGTTAAAGGAAATTCTTGACGTATTggtgaataaaattgatatttatacaaGAAATCTTGGTAATGACGGGAGATAAAAAATACGTATAAAGCACTCTCGATGTGTTTTTTAAAGACAAGTCTagtgaagtaataaaaaactttcatcGCAATTGGCTTTCAATCTAGAAGCAAATATTCGGTCTTAGCCATTGTCGATAGACCTTCGCCATTTAGTTATTAAGTTAGTAATACAAATATAGTTGTTACTTTATTCGGAcacttttttggaaaattataatGATGCTACTTTAGTTACTGATGTCCTATATAAACATCGAAGTTTGTCCACCTTGCTCGTACCTTCAccaatttgtcaaaaattttctttggcCAGGAATAATAATAACACATATTATGAAACTGTAGTCCTAATAAAAAAGAGAGTGAAACTAGATTAATTagactttaaaaatttcgttattCTCTATCACCTATAGTTACCGAGATTTCCCTTACAAACATCTAGTTTGGCCCACCCTACATATTATCACAGGATCTTTacgtttaaatattaaaatacttaTCAAACGCTCGCATGTAAATTTTCCCTTAGAGGCGGGAAAATTTACGTTCCCTAGACACGTGTCTATTTCCCCTTATTTCAATGATTAAAATATCCAGGCAATTTTCCCTCTTTGTGCGTGATTATCACGAAAAGACGGACGTTTATAACTAAACGcaaattttaatgggatttGCAGTAGGTACTAGACACGGCATCAAACAAGCAAATTTCCGCTTTGGTAGCTCGAAGGTTAATCTTGTTAAAATCTATATCGCGATTGCTTCAAAGCCCTTCAAACTAATGCATATTTTGCCGATAGTCAGCAGACCAGTTAACGTGATTGGAGGCTAAAAATACGTGTAGGCACATTATAGCCGAAAAGCTTTGCAAATTCGATGACCTATAATGAtgcaatattattattacttcaTGTTTGCTTGCATGCACCTATACTTTTTTCGAATCCTCTTGCAATAGCGTCTTGTAGTGCGCCTCATTAGTTATGAGTCAGAGTCGGATCATCGCGGaattatcaacatttttgcCATACTTCAGAAAAGGGAGAACTCTCAGTATAAATACATTCATCGataataaaaaccatttgGATTTAGTCTCTAACCCAAGAAAGCTGGATTAGGGTCCCGAGGGATACATCAGGTTGTAATAGGTTTTTGTGTCCCAtaggaaatataattttccagTCACAACGTCagcagttttaaaaaatctgatcCCCTATTCAggtcaataaatttattagttcAAACTTGAATGGCGAAATTAGTATTAAGTGCTCTTGATTGGGTTTAAATTGCGGTGAACAATAGAGCATTGAGAGAGTAATTTGCAGCTTCGATCTGAGACTGTTTTCGCTTAAGGAATTCTTAGGTGAAGTTTTATCCTTATTCTAGGATCACGAGATAAGAATATGGTCCGGTCCTGGTGTGGCACGCGACATAAGAAACCCGATAACGGAAACCGTTAAAGGAACTACATAGACTGCCTTCACCTGGTCTGGTATTCGGCAGATGGTCGGTATTTTCTGGGGGGTTTATGAAGGAAACTTGGCGGTTGcataaatttatctaaataaaatttatgtggTGCTTTGGTAATGTGCTAAAACAGAATGACAAATTAAGGAACGGGGTCAGCAATTAGCGaagagacaccctgtacaagcCAATAACCGTCGCCGGTACGGTTGTTTCGTGTCTTGTACAAGGTAGGTCCATAcgagaaatatttaaacatgGTAGGATATCACATTCCTTTAGAGGTCACAGGCACGGGGGCAAGCATATAACGCCTCTCAAAAGTGAAGAGGCGAACATGTATTGTGATCTCATCTTTTACTCATTCAGCAAGTTAGAAATGCTTAAGGTCAATGTAAATCAGTTTGGAAAGTGTTGTCATTTACATGAAGTGAGTCTATTTTTACTATTCTAATTGGTGTGATGGGTGGATTAAAGACATAGCTACTGCAGAGAAAATCCCATAGAATACCTATGGATAAAAGCGTTGGACAACTAAGCTGTCACCTTAACCTGAAGATTTGATTTTCCATTACTCAAAATGGAATTAGTCATACGATTATTGTATCTCATAGATTCACAGAAAGCTCAAGAATGATTAATTAAATAGTATACTAAATCCTATCCCACATGACTCATGACCACAATTAACATTATATTAATTCAACTAATCCTTCTACTCACCAATTGACCAAAACAAATCCCAGTTGCTATGACAACGCAgaagaaaacatgaaaaatcgACGGAAGGAGGGAGCtatagaattttcaaaagataCAATTTTTGGCGATGAACGGGGTTTAGGGCTGTCGCGTTATGGCAACTAATTGCGTGTATACGGAATGaaatcactaattttaaaaaatacgggGCACACAGAAGAAGCGAAATTAACGCCTTCCTTCGATCGACGGCACTCACAAACCAGCGAAAAACCGATTGCATGAAGAAGTAATAGGAGGGGACACGAATTTCAATGCGCTTGCTTTCACTGCCTGAAAATATCCCGCCACCAATTTTGAAGTTATGGGGAAAATTAGAGGAAATAGGCAACCAAAAATACATCTAATTTACGTCCGTAATAACTCCTAAGGAAATTATGATGGCGTCACTCAGATGCACAGCATTAAAATGAACCGCGAATCCAATCCCCGATAAAAGGAAGAAAACTGTACAGATATCGTTACTAGGAACTTAGAAATAatgcttttattttcaacatttcaactggaaaataattttagtaaataGGAATCCTAATGTGATCTAATTTCTGTACCTGAATGAATGATATGGACAATACAGATATTTCCTGGAAAACaataaactataataaaattttattatatgtatttatttaagattACCTTACCTTTGAGCAAGCTTTAAAGAacacaattaattaaaagtaatcTCAATGATGTCAATgcatttcattaaattttttgacttTACTTTTCAACgtcaaaacaaaacattaacCTTAATCTctaaatctgttttttattacgATTTATTTGGGAAAAcgaatttttgcaatttttggcTTTTACTCACATTCTTTGAACCAATTTTCTTACTAATAAATACTCTAACAACCGAGAAGTCCCACCATGGGTGAACGTAAAGGAACCAACAAATACTACCCCCCGGATTATGACCCAAAATTCGGGGGGCTCAACAAGTTCTTGGGCACCCATGCCCTTAGGGAAAGAGCACGGAAAATCGACAAGGGCATTATAATTATCCGCTTTGAAATGCCATATAATATATGGTGTGATGGCTGTAAGAACCATATCGGAATGGGAGTGAGGTACAATTcagaaaaaactaaagttgGCATGTATTACACTACTCCAGTGTATGAGTTTAAGATGAAATGTCACTTATGTGATAACCATTTTGTTATTCGAGCTGATCCAGCAGTAAGTATCTAATGTGAAATGGTATGATACTGTGGGGCTAATTAAAAAGCATATATCACAAAGTAGTAATGAATGTATTAGTATGTCTAGGGGAAGATGAAAAGGGTTAAAAGCTATTTTGATTTGAAtcatgatttaaattaaacataattaaCTGATTTCAATTCTTCCAACCATGCATTCTTTTCAGTTAGCAGAGTAGAGTAATAGTTgtgtgataatttttttatgtacttAGAACTTTGACTATATAATAATCTCTGGGGCTCGAAGACAAGAGAACCGTTGGGATCCTACACAAAATGGCCAGGTAGTGCCTGAAACGAAAGAGGTTCAAAAAAGACTATTTGATGACCAAATGTACAAACTGGAACATGGAGTTGAGGATAAAAACACAATGGAATCAGCAAAGCCCAGATTAATCAAGCTATTTAATAGAAATGAAGATGAATGGGCTGATTGTTATACTGCCAACCAAAAACTTAGGGCAGACTTTAGGGcaagtttttatattatttagtcTCTAATATTTCCatgaatggaaattattttagaagcaaaactatgaaattaaaaaactgaagaacATTGATACAGCACTCTTGAAGAAATCAAACCTAGAGATACCATTATTGGAGGAGCGGGATGAAGACAAAAAATTGGCCAAGCTATTGTCAATGAAACCAATGAGAAGTGGAGAAGAAAATTCTGAGTTTAGACGTAAAAATCTACTGTTACAAAGCTCATTGCCCACaagtaattttaatagaaaaaaagaagaaacagCAGTTAAATTGTTGAATGGGACAAAACTCAACTTAGGAATTGTAAAAAAGAAGGACAGTGGCAGTTTCACCCACCCAGTAATTAAAATGAAGGGTTTAGAAGGGTCTGAAGGTGTTCATAAAGAAGAAATTCCCCAAGAAGTTTCAATGTtaagtaaaagaaaatttgagtCAAATGAAAACATGGGAGCAGTTAAGAGAAAAGATGGACCTGATGCTGAAGATTCTGGAATAAGTGAACCCAAACGGACCTCATTAGTTGGAGATTATGGATCAAGTAATAGTGATTCTGATTAGGCTTGTGATAGTTTTTCATATGAAtgtgttttttcaataataattaatttttatttattcgtaAGAAGAAATATATGAATATAAATCTATTTTCACCTgtaccaaattttattatgaaacttACACTTGAAAGTAGACTAATAGAtttcactttcaaaatttttgtgaTATGCTAAAGAAATAGTAGTTACAGACAGTTGTTGATTCTTGTAACGAAGGAAAGAAAATACGATAACCCTACGTGAAATGAGACATATTGCTCCAACTTTGATATAAATTCGCCAAATAAGGACAGATATGGAATGAAACGTTTGACCTTGAATTTTATGCAggttatgtaattttagattaaaaatttcatgtttgggatattcttgttaaaaatctgctaaaatctcaataattttcaaataaatctgaaaataaaactaataaaatgcCTTCAGGTGGACGTAGGCTCTCAAGAACAGGCCGAGCATCATCTCACATTGATTCTGGAAGTGCCTCTCGAGGAGTTCCACTCATACCTACTTTAGAGCCGCCAAATTTGCCTAAACATTTCCCTTTTCCGAATTCCCCGATGGACAGTGATCTCTTTTTTGATTTCCTTATGGTCGTGTATGCCACAATAGGAGCGGGATTGCAATTCTTGTACCTGTACCGTTCAGTATGGTGGTTGCCAACAAGTTACACTAAAACCACAATGGTAAATTAGTCTCATAATTGAGCTCACTGTGTCACCATACCATACCAaccatttcagaatttttacctCATAGATCcgaatttagttattttaattgtggtaatttttttgagaCGACTGTACTATCAGGGAGGCTGTAAACTGATCTCAAGGGTCTATTCTAATAAGACACAGGAAGACCTCAGTTGCTTCTCCaggtaataattaattaaatggatacaattttctttaatgtctTGGTCTATAGATCAACATTACTGATGTTTTATGCCACCGTAGTAGGAACTCTTGCAATGATAGTTTTAGGAAACAGAGGAAAAATGGATATAGTCTATCTGCTCTACccgtaaatatttaataatttggtttttcccccaaacactttaaaaaccatttattttaGAATCACACTATATATTCcaatttttggatttaaaatacagccattttttgaaatatcaaattggTGCTCAAATGGAATCCTTCCTATACATGCATGCTCTTCAAACCCAGCAGAAATCCGTAAGGAGTGTGAGCACCTAAAGTCTAATTTCTTGGATAGACTAAGACAAGTTTTCTTCACTGCTGCTATGAATGCTTATTATGGCAGTTTTATTCCTTGCTGTTTTTCACAGGTACAATTATTACttcatttaaatcaatttgtttttgcttttttttatttccattagtaattcatatttttatgggGTGATATCATTAAATAGTATTAAGAATTAAGaagaaattaatctttttaaatttagttaccACTATGGTGCCCTATATATGTAACTATGACCCAATAACGCACATTGGAAGTATTTTGTCgcaaagcaataaaaaaaatataaatctatTGTATTTCTGATTGTAACTCCTGTTTCCAAGATAGCAACAGTGGgcacatttaaataaaacaatggtctgttaaattgtatattatatataagtATTACATATGAAGGGTACATGGGTCTTGAACTCCAACTTCAAAAGGTTATTCATtaagtgttttattatttaataattttagccAGAGTTAGTTTATGATCGATGGTGGAACATTGAACACGGTGCTTTTATTTTTGCGGGAAGCATGGTCTTTTCATTTGCTCATATGATTCCTTTGAGATATTGCGACACTTTGCATCGAGCAGTTTTACATTCTGGTACCTGGAAAAAAGTTGACAATGAATGGAATGTTGCCCTAGGTTGCATAAATTAAGCATTTAatgatttacttttttaactgCATTATGTTATAGTGGTCCATGAGTGGAGGGATGATGTTCTCTGGCCTGGGGGTGCCTTAGTTAAATACAATAAGTCTATGTGGAGAGCCATGGGTGATTGCAACTGTATTATTCCTGGGGATACAGCTCTTACATGGGGACATGTAAGTCCTTTTCTACGTTATTTGCACTTTTTACtaacttaaaacaaatatagCAACTTTTCATCTTACCATCATATCCCCTAAGTCTGGCAGCAGGTTTTCAAATCACAGTAATTCTCTATCAACTGTACAATGTGTTTTGCGCAATTTATTGGTACAGAATTGCAGCTTTGGCGATCATGTGCTTCTTCAATTACTACTCTTTTTACAAACTAGTGAGAGACTCTCTGGTCAGCTACAGGATGTACAAACAAAGTGAAGAAAGCGTAAGTATGTGCCATAAGGGGgtaaaaactttcataattTGTATTGGATTGTAAAGGCGCGCCCACATATGCGGTATTTGATGAATTGCAAATAACAAACATTTTGCAAAGACTAACTAGTATAGATGGGCCAAATCGAAGAGCCCagcataaatattttcttgattGCTTGCTATTCCGGAATCGCCGAATGTCGAAATTGTGTGTGCGctttcaagtaaaatattcTCAGTGtgaataataattcttttgcCAAGGACGGCGACAAAGACACTCAACCAGGTTTGCACGGAGAACCAGGAATACATAACAGTGCCAGACCCcataataaaaatcgaaaatacaaGACTGAAGAATCTCATGTTAGTCCACAGGAACGGATAAGCCAAGAAGCACAACATACTGATGAAAGATGACGATCTGATTTAGACTCATCGTCGACTACTTCTagctattttatttacattattttaccTACAGTTTGTATTGTAGTTATGGCTGTGATTTATCATGTGAGCAGGGACACACCTTTTGACGTATTTGAGTTTACAACTTGAAATAAGTAGGATTGTGTTTTATCTTTTTGATGTTATGTATCCGTCTGTATAAGTCTATTTAAGGATCTCAATATTCTCAATATAGAATAATACattattgaaaagttttatttctaaaatggTTTCAATCGTGGAACGTTCATCGGTTTAATATTCTCTAACTCTCTATACTTCTCTACAGCACTTTCCAAACTTTCTTTgcattcttcaaaaaaatttaaatcaaaattctgGACTTTACAATAGTGGTGTATATGAGCCTAAAACAATCTGAATATATCAAGACCTTTCACCATGATTAAACTCTCACCTGTTTTTTGTATAGACTGCAATATTGAGAATGAATTCGTCTAAATAAATCTCCCATACCGGTAGTATTAAACAGAGAAAATAGAGTTGCTTTCTCACCGTTGGGAGGCACATTGcataaaccaaatttaattgcCTTTTGCGACCAAGGAGTAAATTTGGCTTTAGCTTGTAATTTAGTAACATGCCTTTGAAGATCGGAGATTGTATAATCACCTCTTCCCATTAAAGTTGAAGCCAGCAGTAGAGAGGACGGACCTGAgattgaatttctttattcCTGGAAAAAGCCTGCTTCTTCTTAGGGGTTACTCACTGAAGACATTTTGCATCCCAGGAGAAGCAGATGCCCTATTTGTTatcacattttcttattatatcTTTATATaagtatatatgtatatgtaatgTTTTTTCAGGTTAAGACATTTTTATCCCAAATATCGATCAGTGAGTAACCTTTAACTTTTTATAACTTACTTTACTTACTTAAAGGgtcaactttaattaattgatttgcCCTATGGCAGGATGCCAGAAACAATTCTTCTTTAAGGCGGTTGctaaaattattcaactgTTTGGACAAAGAGCTGACTTTTGTTACCAACTCACCTAACTGCATTTTCATTACAAgttaaaatgtgattaaaaCCGCTAGTAAGGAAGTTGATTTTGGGAAATGGCACCATATTGGTGTTGATTTCAttcatatcaaaatttaagttGCCAGGAAACCGAGATCCACTAACAAATGCTGTTTTTACCTTTATGAAAATCATAATTCCTGAAAGACTTACCTAGTTAGATGTAATAACATATCAACAACACTGCTATTCATTCCGTCAGTGGGATGAAACTGGCCTTCATATTTTGCACTGGTTTTAAGTTTCTTTAGTGCTATATCTAAAAGACATCTATTTTCAACTGGAAATACACAAGTGGCATTTTCTAGCAACTGTTGTGTGGCAAGGGCATTATTGTAAGGGCTTGTTATGACATCTTCAGTTCCTGTGGCATATACGCTGGACACAAATCTAGAATTATAGAAATCCTTTATATAGTTTGATATGTGGGCAGTAATTGCaactttaataagttttttaataccTTTCAACTTTTGGATAAAACTCAGATAACATTCTTAATACATAAGTTCCCAGCCCTGAACCAGTTCCACCTCCTGTGGAAAACAGCATTAAAAATCCATGTAAACTATCACACTTCTCAACACAATGCCGCAAAcagtttaatattttgtctTGGTACTGAGGGCCATgttcacaaaaaccttaaaaagtCATGACACCTATACGATACTTCTTTGTCTTACTTATGTATGCATACCCTCAGCCCAATTGTTGCCTGATCCTGGAAAATTTGTTACCAAATATTTGTCATCAAATAATCCTCTATAAGCCCCAGTTTTATATCTTGCCACAACCCTTTCCTCCATATCTATACAAATAGCTCGTGCCTTTACTTTATTATTCAAGAGTTCTTGAAGATCAAGAAAAGCATGGTGATGATTAGAATTTGGGACatggaaaaatgaatttaaagaGTCTTGGACTGGGGTGGTTTTAATTTGAGGTCTCTTACTTTGATTAAGTAACACTTCATATTCTTTTAGTATTTTTGGCCATAAACTAGAACCAATTTGATTTCC includes:
- the LOC136412916 gene encoding transmembrane protein 39A, with protein sequence MPSGGRRLSRTGRASSHIDSGSASRGVPLIPTLEPPNLPKHFPFPNSPMDSDLFFDFLMVVYATIGAGLQFLYLYRSVWWLPTSYTKTTMNFYLIDPNLVILIVVIFLRRLYYQGGCKLISRVYSNKTQEDLSCFSRSTLLMFYATVVGTLAMIVLGNRGKMDIVYLLYPITLYIPIFGFKIQPFFEISNWCSNGILPIHACSSNPAEIRKECEHLKSNFLDRLRQVFFTAAMNAYYGSFIPCCFSQPELVYDRWWNIEHGAFIFAGSMVFSFAHMIPLRYCDTLHRAVLHSGTWKKVDNEWNVALVVHEWRDDVLWPGGALVKYNKSMWRAMGDCNCIIPGDTALTWGHQLFILPSYPLSLAAGFQITVILYQLYNVFCAIYWYRIAALAIMCFFNYYSFYKLVRDSLVSYRMYKQSEESDGDKDTQPGLHGEPGIHNSARPHNKNRKYKTEESHVSPQERISQEAQHTDER
- the LOC136412917 gene encoding tubulin epsilon chain-like, with product MSEFIVVQVGQCGNQIGSSLWPKILKEYEVLLNQSKRPQIKTTPVQDSLNSFFHVPNSNHHHAFLDLQELLNNKVKARAICIDMEERVVARYKTGAYRGLFDDKYLVTNFPGSGNNWAEGFCEHGPQYQDKILNCLRHCVEKCDSLHGFLMLFSTGGGTGSGLGTYVLRMLSEFYPKVERFVSSVYATGTEDVITSPYNNALATQQLLENATCVFPVENRCLLDIALKKLKTSAKYEGQFHPTDGMNSSVVDMLLHLTSGSRFPGNLNFDMNEINTNMVPFPKINFLTSGFNHILTCNENAVSNRLKEELFLASCHRANQLIKVDPLSPSSLLLASTLMGRGDYTISDLQRHVTKLQAKAKFTPWSQKAIKFGLCNVPPNGEKATLFSLFNTTGMGDLFRRIHSQYCSLYKKQAHIHHYCKVQNFDLNFFEECKESLESAVEKYRELENIKPMNVPRLKPF
- the LOC136412863 gene encoding coiled-coil domain-containing protein 130 homolog, whose translation is MGERKGTNKYYPPDYDPKFGGLNKFLGTHALRERARKIDKGIIIIRFEMPYNIWCDGCKNHIGMGVRYNSEKTKVGMYYTTPVYEFKMKCHLCDNHFVIRADPANFDYIIISGARRQENRWDPTQNGQVVPETKEVQKRLFDDQMYKLEHGVEDKNTMESAKPRLIKLFNRNEDEWADCYTANQKLRADFRKQNYEIKKLKNIDTALLKKSNLEIPLLEERDEDKKLAKLLSMKPMRSGEENSEFRRKNLLLQSSLPTSNFNRKKEETAVKLLNGTKLNLGIVKKKDSGSFTHPVIKMKGLEGSEGVHKEEIPQEVSMLSKRKFESNENMGAVKRKDGPDAEDSGISEPKRTSLVGDYGSSNSDSD